Genomic segment of Mercurialis annua linkage group LG6, ddMerAnnu1.2, whole genome shotgun sequence:
atttaattaaaatttatagtgtaAGGACTCAATTAGCAAATAATCATAGTGTAAGGATCCAATTGGTAAAATTGTATAGTATACATATCACCGGTCTCAAAGAAAAGCGTTTGTGACTCACTCTCTAACAGAATAAGACGGAGGGACTTACTATGGTCATTTTTGATAGTGCGGGAATTTACTATGGATGTTTTTGAGTGCAGGGATCCAAATTAGAAAAGACGACAAGTGCAGAGACCCAAATATACGTTTGGCCTATTTATTTCTCTGACCCACTTAAGTTCCTCCCACTTCAATTTTTCGGTTTTTCTCCCTTTTAATagaaagaatatatatatatatatatatatatatatatatatatatatatatatatatatatatatatatatatatatatatatatatatatatatatatacacacacgtgtatatatacatacatatatatatacacacacgtaTACATAtccatatacatatatacatatacatacatatacatacatatatacatatacatacatacatatataaatacacatatatatatagatacaTACATACAGATACATACATAcagatacatatatatatatatatatatatatatatatatatatatatatatatatatatattgtgtcTCTTGTAAACCCTTAATGATTTTCGAATCTAAAAAATGatcttaatataattaaaaatattgaatacatattctaattaaacggTGTTACTAAAAAAGTGCAAAACTGACCTTAATAATCTAtgaatatcaaaaataattctaaCATTGAAGCGAGTTTGAGGACCGCAATGcccactttttttattttcatatacaaAGTGattatatgcaattcatatgaAATTTATTAGTTTTGCAACGGAACAAAAGTCTTGCTGGATTTGTTAAAAAGTATAAGATGtgtttaaataataagttttgataatttaaaattatttttgatctTCAAAATTCATTAAGATTATTTTTGAGACACAAAGGTTATTAAGGTCCTTTTGCACCTTCTCTCTCTATGTCAGATATGATATGTTAGCAATACTGTTTCACACTTTTTAAGTAAGTGTGTATTTAACACCTTTCAATTACATTAAgatcattttttaaatattctaaaaaaagaTCATTTTTGAAATCCGAAAATCATTAAGTACTTCCTACGGGGTATACATTAGAATTATTTTGCAcatttccttaaaaaaaattatttctgttttttaaaaacatttttcatAAAGCATATATATAATActcggcttaatacatagtttgacccctgaacttgtactctTTTATCCActaacccctaaatttaacgtctcacctatcgaacctctaaaattgttaaataatccgatttaacccctgaacttgataaatatgtaagtattgaacccttcgtgtccacctgtcacttgaaacgttctagaagaaattgtgtacggaggggttaaatgtttatgtatttatcaagtttgggggttaaatcggattatttaacaagttcaggggttcgataggtgagacgttaagtttggaggttagatgggtaaaagggtacaagttcaggggtcaatcatttaaaaatattctataaactatttattctcaatcatttaaaaatatttaatttttttgattttttctattttttattaaatctttaaactcgtagttattttttaattttcaattgtaaccatttatttaaatttagggtGAAAGAATGTTCAAATATAccctttatattattttaatttaccaTAAACAATTCCTAACATGATGTAAATAAGTGATtacaattaaaaatagaaattaacaaataaattaaattaaattgatgattttaaaagtttgagatATAAAAAACagttgaaacaattggatttttcTCAATGATTAAGTCAAATCTTTACATCATTtatttaagtatatatatatgttttttttagattttttcacATGGATCAAAAATGAGATTTAGtttattcataatatatataaaccatctcaatataacaaaacatttatgatagttgtttatttattttctagaATTTATATTTcgctataatatttttattatgtaaaCTTTATATGAGAAAAAATGACAAGTGTTTTATAAAAAGATTTTCATAAGATATAGtttgttataaaattatttagtttttagtttttatatatgttataataATGATTAATAATCAATTATAATTAGAGAATAGAAGCATAATTTTcccaaacacacacacacatattaaaaaaatattagtttaattgaagtttattataaaaaaactacattttaaatagtttatattttttattaaattttagtatattatgaaaaaagtaaaaatgtaataattaaaacataaaagaatcaacatataaaaatagtacctactttttaaatattaaattatttatttcaagttatttttatatattatgataaacaataaataaataggAAAATATATAACCAATATGAATTACGTATATTGGGCTTTGTGTTATTATTTGGGCCCGATTTAAAGATGTTTGATTCCCGATGGGCCATAATGGTGAAGCCCATAAGGTACCATTTTCTGTTAATAATGGATACCCGCCAATTTCTTCTTCTCCCCCGTCACCACGAAATCCATCCTGTTCAACCAGAAAACTCCACGTGTAGAAAGCATTACCACCCCCACTAAATAAATATCTCCCTAATTGTTTCCAAATACCTCCAATTCTTCAAATTCAAATATCTAATTACTTCGTCTCCGGCGACGATGATGATGACGAGGCTGCCTTGAAACAATAGACTTCACCATGAACGCGAGAGCTCTCACTTTAGCTCCTTACGTTCGCCTCCCCAACTCATTTCCACCTCATATCAGCCTACTAATTCCCGGCTTGAACCGCCGGGAGTCTTTGAACTTTCGGATTCGAATTCGGCTTCATGTTCGGAGTAGTTCAAGGAGTAGTAGATGTGGGAGACTATATGCAGATGTTAAGTCGGAGCGTTGCGAAATATCATCGGAATCTTCTGTGGCTAAAGCTGTGAAGGCTGAGGATGCTATAAACGACGTCGTATCGGATGGAAGTGATGTTCCTTGGTGGGAAGAGTTCCCTAAACGCTGGGTCATTGTGCTGCTGTGTTTCTCTGCGTTTCTTCTTTGCAATATGGATAGAGTATGTTTATTATTGCTTAAATATGTGATGGGCTATATGCTGCAAATCTTAAAAGCAATTTTGAACAGATTCTGTGTGGCAGGTAAACATGAGTATTGCCATACTACCCATGTCTGCAGAGTACAATTGGAGCCCAGCCACCGTCGGTTTGATTCAATCTTCTTTTTTCTGGGGCTACCTCCTCACTCAGGTTATATCTTAAAACTTACATGGAACCATATGTTTATTTTCTTAGCTAATTAGCTGGTGATGACAGATTGCTGGTGGGATATGGGCAGACAAAGTGGGAGGAAAGCTAGTTTTGGGATTTGGAGTGGTTTGGTGGTCCATTGCAACAATTCTTACCCCAGTTGCTGCTAAAGTTGGGCTGCCTTTCTTGCTCTTCGTTCGCGCTTTTATGGGGATTGGTGAGGTAAGATCTTTACTAGAACTTGCTAGATGTGGTATATGCAAGTGTTATAGCGATAAGTTGCAGCCTGCAGGTTGAGGACATGACCAATGgtctatgttgcacggaaacttgtcTGAGTCATAGGTTTCGGCATTTTATTTTCCGAGACTATATTTCTAAACtatcttaataaaaataaaaagtcattTCAGCATTTCCAATTCTGTATTACATAGATAAGGATAAAGTTTCTTAGAGTGAAATTAGGTTCATCTAGTGTGGTTTTGTTTCAGGGTGTTGCTATGCCTGCCATGAATAACATTCTGTCGAAATGGGTTCCTGTATCTGAGAGAAGTAGATCATTGGCACTGGTGTATAGTGGCATGTACCTTGGATCAGTCACTGGTCTTGCTTTCTCACCGTTTTTAATACATGAATATGGTTGGCCATCAGTCTTTTACTCCTTTGGTTCTCTCGGCACTGTTTGGATTGTTGTATGGCTAAATAAGGTAAATTCCGCTGGTATTAGATAGATAGAATGCTGTGACTTCTCTCATTGGCATCATTATTTTGCAAGATTCAAGAAGTTAAATAGGGAACTTTTTGTTGCTAAATAAGGTAATTTCTTTTAATAGGCAAAGAGTTCGCCTCTTGACGATCCTCAGCTGCGGCCAGCAGAAAAACAGCTGATTGTTGCAAACAGTGCTTGCAAGGAACCAGTTAAAGTGATACCTTGGGGACTAATCTTGTCAAAACCTCCTGTCTGGGCTCTAATAGTGTGTCACTTCTGTCACAACTGGGGTACATTTATTCTTCTAACATGGATGCCAACATATTATCACCAAGTAAGCATTCCTAGCAGTTAGAAGTTAGAATGCGTCATAATGTTTAGGTATCTGTTGGACTTTTCTATCTAAAGTATTTGGTTATTGTACTAATCTAGTGGTTCTTCTTGCCAATTTCTGCTAGTAACTTTTCAATCACAATGACTACATTTTTTGGGTCACTATATGTTATTGACAAATCATAAAAGAGAAGATGCTGTTCATGATTATCATACGTCTCCTGGAACCTTTTCTTCCAGtagtttcttattttttttgtctgaTTCTGATCATATAGGTCCTGAAGTTCAATCTTACAGAATCTGGACTTTTATGTGTTCTGCCCTGGCTTACAATGGCATTTTCTGCAAATCTTGGAGGGTGGATAGCTGATACACTAGTGAGCAGAGGGTTATCTGTGACAACAGTGCGCAAGGTATTACTCGGTTTCTAGATTATGACATGATGGAAATGGCAGTGCATTGCTCTCTTCATTCAATTCGGCATTCCTTCGCAGATCATGCAATCAATTGGATTTCTTGGCCCTGCTTTTTTCCTAACTCAGTTGAGCCATGTTCATTCTCCTGCAATGGCTGTATTATGCATGGCATGTAGCCAGGTATACTTCtttctccttttcttttcttttcttttttggctGCGTTAGTTAACTTGTTTCGGTATACTTGAATAGGGAACTGATGCATTTTCCCAGTCTGGTCTATATTCAAATCACCAAGATATTGCTCCCAGATATTCTGTAAGCACTGATTCTAATGAACATTCATATGTAGATTTCCCTTATTTAGTTTCACTTATGAATTTCATTGTGATTATGTTTCAGGGAGTGTTGCTTGGTCTGTCCAATACTGCTGGAGTGCTAGCTGGGGTGTTTGGAACTGCAGCTACTGGTTACATCTTGCAACATGGTATTTTTATACAACTTAGTCCTAGTCCTTCACTATTATATAATGTGGCTTTAGAAATGTCAGTTTAGGAGTTTCAAAACATTGCAATGATATATTAAGGCAACGAAAAAGTTGCcgctgcaaaaaaaaaattcagttctAATAAAACTATTACATATAGTAGTGGTGAAATTTGGAATATGGTCATATTGATATTTTAACCTTAATCCTTCTTTGAAATTAGTAAAATGTTTCCTATCACCAAGTTTTAGAAACCAAGGTTACTTACATTAACTTTCCTAGCAAGAAATGGTACTTATTTCAATAGAACTGGTAAGAAAAGGTCTTACAGTTGGCCTGCTTTTACTTATAGTAATATTGCTTGGTTAAGCATTAATTACCTTCACCTTCAAGCCtctgttgaatttttttgagaaaattaaatttagtccAACGGCTGTTTTTTCATAACTTGGGAAATTCAGAATGTAAATGAACGATTAATGAatatatatttggttaattTGTACAGGTTCCTGGGATGATGTATTCAAGGTTTCAGTTGGGCTATACTTGGTTGGAACTGTTATCTGGAACCTGTTTTCAACTGGTGAGAAAATAGTGGATTAACTCTGTTTCGAGTTGATCTTCCGTATTCATACACAACCCGACACAGTAATTCCTGGAATTGCTGATTACAGAATATAATTACAGGGTAAAGTAAGAGCCATTGTTCATAATTTTTGAGCTTCAAAGATTTGGCAAATTTTCTGCAATGCCATTATTGAGCTCTAATGTTGAACATGCATGTAGTAGTTCAAGCCTCTAGGTACGATAGGCAAGTTACATTTCATAAAATTGCTGCATACATTTCATTTCAATCTAGCAAAAATACATTTGTAAAGTATCTCTCCACTTC
This window contains:
- the LOC126686875 gene encoding sodium-dependent phosphate transport protein 1, chloroplastic; this translates as MNARALTLAPYVRLPNSFPPHISLLIPGLNRRESLNFRIRIRLHVRSSSRSSRCGRLYADVKSERCEISSESSVAKAVKAEDAINDVVSDGSDVPWWEEFPKRWVIVLLCFSAFLLCNMDRVNMSIAILPMSAEYNWSPATVGLIQSSFFWGYLLTQIAGGIWADKVGGKLVLGFGVVWWSIATILTPVAAKVGLPFLLFVRAFMGIGEGVAMPAMNNILSKWVPVSERSRSLALVYSGMYLGSVTGLAFSPFLIHEYGWPSVFYSFGSLGTVWIVVWLNKAKSSPLDDPQLRPAEKQLIVANSACKEPVKVIPWGLILSKPPVWALIVCHFCHNWGTFILLTWMPTYYHQVLKFNLTESGLLCVLPWLTMAFSANLGGWIADTLVSRGLSVTTVRKIMQSIGFLGPAFFLTQLSHVHSPAMAVLCMACSQGTDAFSQSGLYSNHQDIAPRYSGVLLGLSNTAGVLAGVFGTAATGYILQHGSWDDVFKVSVGLYLVGTVIWNLFSTGEKIVD